The DNA region TGAAGGCACGGCAAGCGCCACAGGGGTGGTGGTGCGCGATGTGCTGCCCACTGCCGTTTCGTATGTCAATTCTGTGGCCAGTCAAGGTTCTTATGACAACGGTACTGGCCTCTGGACGGTTGGAACCGTGGCTGTGGGTGCCAGCTTGACCTTAACGCTCACGGTGACGGTGAATTAACATTGTTTAAGCATCTCCAATTTAAATGCCCTGAAACCAAATGGATTCAGGGCATTTTGATAGTTGGCCTTAGGTATATTTTGAGTTCATAGAAAAAAATTACCTCTTGTCGCTTTTTTATCAAAAAAAATATTACATGGCATTTCTTTTGAGGTAGGTGCCTTTGTCAAAAAGTTGACATAAGCTATATCATTATATTTAATATTAGGTATGAAAGCTCTTCTTCAATTATCATTGCCAATGCTCGTTCTGGTTTTGTTACCAGTTGAAGGCATGGCACAAGCCATTACTGGAACGGTGTTTCGTGACTTTAATGCAAACGGTGTTAAAGACAATACGGCCAGTTTCAACGAAGTGGGTGTAGGCGGTGTTACGGTTAATTGTACGGACAGTACAGGCGGTACTGGTACGACAACCACGAGTACCGCCGCCGCAACGTTGGGCCAGTACTCCCTTACTGGTTGTACAGGGGCAAGCCGCGTGGAGTTCGTGTGGACAAATGCCGCTTTGTTCGACGGGGCAAAGGGGGCGGGGAGCAATACGAGTATCCAGTTCGTAAATGCTACACGTACCAATATCAATTTTGGTCTCAATAACCCTGCACACTACAGCAATACGAGTCCCAATTTGGTAACGCCCAAGTATTTAAATGGAAACCCGCTGGCAGCAGGCAGCAATTTGGCAAGTGATCCCGCTTTTTATCGGTTCCCTTATACCGCAACCGGAAATGCCCAATCGGGTGGAACGGCCACCACTACGTTGGCGACACAGGCACAAATTGGAACAACCTGGGGCGTTGCATACAGCCGCCGGCATAAGAAGTTGTTTATGGCTTCGGCATATAAGCGCCATGCGGGGTTGGGGCCAGGTGAAACGGGTGGTCGGATTTTTGTCATCAACGACCCCAATGGTACGCCCTCGGCACCCACCAAGTTTATTGATTTGGTTTCCGATATGAGCATCAATGTTGGGGCTATTGAAACCAACAGTGTGCGCGGACTTGGAAACGATAAAAGTGTTGCCACTACGGATGATAATGCATTTAGCAAAGTAGGGAAGGTTTCGCTTGGTGATCTGGATATTTCCGATGACGAAAAGTTTTTATTTGTCACGAACCTGCACGACCGCAAGATCTATAAAATTGATATAGACCAAGTGATAGCTGGAACCAATAATGCCACCGCCTTGCCCGATATTACTGCTACTTGTACGGCGGGGGTTGCGCGGCCTTGGGGGTTGGGAATGTGGGACGGAGAATTGTATGCGGGGATCGTCTGTACGGCTGAAACAGGTGCAAATGTCAACCTGCGGCTCTTAGTACAAAAGTTCAATTTTACGTCGAATGCCTGGACCACCGTTTTGACCGCTACCCCTGATTGGGAAAAAGGGGACATTATATTTGGTTCCGCTAAGCTTAAATGGC from Bacteroidetes Order II. bacterium includes:
- a CDS encoding DUF11 domain-containing protein, with product EGTASATGVVVRDVLPTAVSYVNSVASQGSYDNGTGLWTVGTVAVGASLTLTLTVTVN